In Brassica rapa cultivar Chiifu-401-42 chromosome A06, CAAS_Brap_v3.01, whole genome shotgun sequence, a single window of DNA contains:
- the LOC103871140 gene encoding sodium/calcium exchanger NCL, whose amino-acid sequence MRLRSLISLLFLLFLTSSAYARLVSVRPSSTDLIISDGINGGNLALVSAEEKEEACEQTYGFMPCTKTALGNVFLILVYGFLMFTAATYLSAGSELLLEILGPGIVGGLFLPMLGALPDAMLIMVSGLSGDAATAQTQVSVGMGLLAGSTVMLLTVIWGTCTVVGKCDLRDNIAVNNQDTKGFHLKDSGVTVDVWTSYAARIMAISVIPFIIVQLPQMLDSTSGRHLAVLVALILSVVMLISYCVYQVFQPWIQRRRLAFAKHKHVISGILKHLKQHALGRLLDDEGQPDEHVIRKLFETIDANKDGHLSAAELKALIIGISFEDIDFDKDDAVGKVLQDFDKTLDEQVDQEEFVRGIKHWLIQAMGAAGPSGPDAGPRTMKFLDHFHVQTKREHALLGDNENGENDEESGEVADPKWITIKAALLLLLGAAIAAAFADPLVDTVNNFSAATGIPSFFISFIALPLATNSSEAVSAIIFASRKKIRTASLTFSELCGGVTMNNILCLSVFLAIVYLRGLTWNFSSEVLVILIVCLVMGGFASFRTTYPLWTCFIAYLLYPFSLGLVYILDYWFGWS is encoded by the exons ATGAGACTCAGATCTCTCAtctctctcctcttcctcctcttcctcacTTCATCTGCCTACGCTCGACTCGTCTCCGTTCGTCCATCTTCCACTGATCTCATCATCTCCGATGGAATCAACGGTGGAAATCTCGCTTTGGTCTCGGCTGAAGAGAAAGAGGAAGCTTGTGAACAGACCTACGGGTTCATGCCGTGTACTAAGACGGCGCTTGGGAACGTTTTCTTGATCTTGGTTTATGGATTTCTCATGTTCACGGCGGCGACGTATCTCTCCGCCGGAAGTGAGCTTTTGCTCGAGATCTTGGGACCTGGGATCGTCGGTGGTTTGTTTCTTCCCATGCTCGGAGCACTCCCTGACGCTATGCTTATTATGG TGTCTGGACTCTCAGGAGACGCGGCAACTGCACAAACCCAAGTCTCAGTGGGAATGGGTTTGCTCGCTGGCTCCACCGTTATGCTCCTCACTGTAATCTGGGGAACTTGCACTGTTGTCGGCAAGTGTGACCTTCGTGACAACATTGCTGTTAACAACCAAGACACCAAAGGCTTCCATCTCAAAG ATTCTGGTGTAACTGTTGATGTTTGGACCAGCTACGCTGCAAGAATAATGGCTATTTCGGTTATTCCATTCATCATTGTCCAGCTTCCTCAGATGTTGGACTCAACTTCTGGTAGACACTTGGCTGTGTTGGTTGCTCTAATCCTCTCTGTTGTAATGTTGATCTCTTACTGTGTATATCAG GTCTTCCAACCATGGATCCAAAGGAGACGGCTCGCTTTCGCCAAGCACAAGCATGTTATATCAGGAATCTTAAAGCACTTGAAACAACATGCTTTGGGTAGGCTTCTTGATGATGAAGGCCAGCCTGATGAACATGTCATCCGAAA GTTGTTTGAGACGATTGATGCAAACAAGGACGGACACTTGTCAGCAGCTGAGCTTAAGGCTCTTATCATTGGGATCAGCTTTGAGGATATAGATTTTGATAAAGATGATGCTGTGGGGAAAGTTTTACAAGATTTCGACAAGACTCTGGATGAGCAAGTTGATCAAGAAGAGTTTGTCCGCGGGATTAAGCATTGGCTTATTCAGGCAATGGGAGCTGCTGGTCCTTCTGGTCCTGACGCCGGTCCCCGGACAATGAAGTTCCTTGACCATTTCCATGTGCAAACAAAGAGAGAGCATGCTTTGTTGGGAGACAATGAGAATGGTGAGAATGATGAGGAGTCAGGGGAGGTTGCGGACCCGAAATGGATCACCATTAAAGCAGCTTTACTGCTACTGTTGGGAGCAGCCATTGCAGCTGCGTTTGCTGATCCTTTGGTGGACACAGTTAACAACTTCTCAGCAGCCACAGGGATCCCAtctttcttcatctccttcaTCGCTTTGCCTTTAGCAACCAACTCAAGTGAAGCCGTCTCTGCCATCATCTTCGCCTCCAGGAAAAAGATCAGAACAGCCTCCTTAACTTTCTCTGAGCTATGTGGTGGAGTGACAATGAACAACATTCTGTGTCTCTCGGTGTTCTTAGCGATCGTCTACCTTAGAGGATTGACATGGAACTTCTCATCAGAAGTGTTGGTGATTCTCATTGTTTGTTTGGTGATGGGAGGTTTCGCTAGCTTCCGCACAACGTATCCGCTCTGGACATGTTTCATTGCGTACTTGCTTTACCCGTTCTCTTTGGGTCTGGTCTATATTCTCGACTACTGGTTTGGCTGGTCATAG
- the LOC103871151 gene encoding uncharacterized protein LOC103871151 codes for MVLRPLIGSNTRFCLVRVLKDGVAFDPALTKILGDMDPWLLPLKPPEDHDCHRKIVNDSYYKDAVEYMRLTMQSPRYVSLAALHPLVQLLLIGGLVDEAMKVVEEMCNKVHDIKPFRIKAAMMEKFHHHNDLLAKCYEDILKIDPSCVTTLKKLIVMSITIQYSRESLIEMIALHVEASFPEPIIWKEFAEILILFFENADEDRMSVCLDGSGEEGSQQTYSVRYNSTPRMFTETSSWTLRAKWWLNRHFSPEILEAEMRNGTGYLEMMRLMSYKAACACRIYGPEFGYVTKVYGLLENNRNNICMLVENGSNNIGSRLVKYSNSLELFNFLQRHRHNWNRIYNLE; via the exons ATGGTTCTCCGACCATTAATCGGCTCAAATACGAGGTTCTGCCTGGTTCGTGTTTTGAAAGATGGAGTTGCATTTGATCCCGCTCTTACTAAGATTCTTG GGGACATGGATCCATGGTTGCTTCCGTTGAAACCGCCAGAAGATCATGATTGTCATAGAAAGATAGTCAATGACTCTTATTATAAGGACGCAGTAGAATATATGCGGCTTACTATGCAGTCTCCTCGCTATGTATCTTTAGCTGCATTACATCCACTTGTACAA CTTCTCTTAATTGGAGGTCTTGTAGATGAAGCCATGAAAGTGGTTGAGGAGATGTGCAACAAAGTACATGACATCAAACCTTTCAG GATTAAGGCAGCTATGATGGAGAAGTTTCATCATCACAACGACTTGCTAGCAAAATGCTACGAAGATATCTTGAAGATTGATCCTAGTTGTGTAACCACCCTGAAGAAGCTTATTGTAATGTCAATAACGATCCA ATATAGTAGAGAGTCTTTGATCGAAATGATAGCATTGCATGTAGAAGCTTCTTTTCCCGAGCCTATAATCTGGAAAGAGTTTGCTGAGATCTTGATTCTCTTCTTTGAGAATGCTGATGAAGACAGAATGTCGGTGTGCCTAGACGGATCTGGAGAAGAAGGGAGTCAGCAAACATACTCTGTTAGATACAACTCGACACCTAGAATGTTCACTGAGACATCATCATGGACACTTCGAGCTAAGTGGTGGCTAAACCGCCATTTCTCCCCTGAGATACTCGAGGCAGAAATGAGAAACGGTACAGGATATTTGGAGATGATGAGATTGATGAGTTACAAAGCGGCATGTGCTTGTCGTATCTACGGACCAGAGTTTGGTTATGTGACTAAAGTTTATGGTCTGCTGGAGAATAATAGGAACAACATTTGTATGCTGGTGGAGAATGGTAGTAACAACATAGGTAGTAGGTTAGTGAAATATAGCAATAGTTTAGAGTTATTCAACTTTTTGCAAAGACACAGACACAATTGGAACAGGATATACAATTTAGAATAG
- the LOC103871141 gene encoding probable E3 ubiquitin-protein ligase ZFP1, whose protein sequence is MGQRNRSVDLEMEQQQHHQTQASLQPGPCLLLGSFPPPAMVANVPNSLQDNSAMFYGLPQYHHHHQPPPTNYYAPYVAFQAPPSQLPSSSSHEMNAHFMDHTPGAYKRKNAEGIPVNPHLAAPFNNAPETVAPFGGARSRPGALTMNPVLPPPPPHAPNVFIQGNYAGHHPFPPPGSIWYDQHLGRPDGSPSFWPHSPYMQGSNIVAGSLESSSRNPAPFIFPSPLNPRDHYYSHHHLPAPPPVQGVRGQSATLYPPMASSPSYRVPFGNFAPQNTSNLGPEMGPVQPTGFRIYQHPPPLAALRQHRGGVPRLRVMPDDEAAILEFGDFLGGSGNNHVDHHRDMRLDIEEMSYEELLALSERIGTVNTGLPEEDVKNHLKTRTCSVINVAEESSSSSPQTKDRETEPCTICQESFKNEEKIATLDCGHEYHAECLEKWLIVKNVCPICKSEALVMEKRKV, encoded by the exons ATGGGACAAAGAAATAGATCAGTCGATTTAGAAATGGAGCAGCAGCAGCACCACCAAACTCAGGCCTCTCTCCAACCAGGACCTTGTCTCCTCTTAGGCAGCTTTCCACCACCTGCCATGGTTGCAAACGTTCCTAATTCTCTTCAAGACAACTCGGCAATGTTCTATGGTCTTCCTCAgtaccatcatcatcatcagcctCCTCCCACCAACTACTATGCTCCCTATGTGGCATTTCAGGCTCCCCCAAGTCAGTTACCATCTTCTAGCAGTCATGAGATGAATGCTCACTTTATGGATCACACACCAGGGGCTTATAAAAGAAAGAACGCTGAAGGAATACCTGTAAATCCTCATTTAGCAGCACCATTCAATAATGCACCTGAGACAGTAGCTCCATTTGGAGGCGCAAGGAGCAGACCAGGAGCTCTTACAATGAACCctgttcttcctcctcctcctcctcatgcTCCAAACGTCTTCATTCAAGGGAACTATGCTGGCCATCATCCATTCCCACCTCCTGGCTCAATATGGTATGATCAACACCTTGGCAGACCTGATGGTTCACCTTCCTTTTGGCCACACTCACCTTACATGCAAG GTAGTAACATTGTCGCTGGTTCCTTAGAGTCTAGTAGTAGAAACCCTGCACCATTCATTTTTCCTTCTCCATTAAACCCAAGGGACCATTACTATAGTCATCATCATCTCCCTGCACCTCCTCCTGTTCAAGGAGTGAGAGGTCAGAGCGCCACATTATACCCTCCCATGGCTTCTTCACCCTCGTACAGGGTCCCTTTTGGGAACTTTGCTCCTCAGAACACAAGCAATCTCGGTCCAGAGATGGGTCCAGTTCAACCAACAGGGTTTCGGATATACCAGCATCCTCCACCTTTAGCAGCTCTTAGACAACACCGTGGAGGAGTACCTCGGCTTAGAGTGATGCCTGATGAT GAAGCTGCTATATTGGAGTTTGGAGACTTCCTTGGTGGTTCTGGAAATAACCATGTTGATCATCATCGAGATATGCGTTTAGACATCGAGGAAATGTCTTATGAG GAGCTTCTTGCCTTGAGTGAGAGGATTGGGACTGTGAACACTGGTTTGCCAGAGGAAGATGTTAAGAACCATCTAAAAACAAGAACGTGTTCTGTAATCAACGTTGCAGAAGAGTCATCATCCTCGTCTCCacaaacaaaagatagagaaactGAGCCTTGCACCATATGTCAG GAAAGCTTCAAGAACGAAGAAAAGATTGCTACTTTGGATTGTGGGCACGAGTATCATGCGGAATGCTTGGAGAAATGGTTGATTGTGAAGAACGTTTGCCCAATCTGTAAATCAGAAGCATTGGTCATGGAGAAGAGAAAAGTATaa